The Corallococcus exiguus genome has a segment encoding these proteins:
- a CDS encoding right-handed parallel beta-helix repeat-containing protein — MHKAKGFFVTIAIAGLSLGAPPALAEDRAALDARLQQAKPVECDVQCGDVITQHTKLTHDLSCPGTDEPALRIEGEGIVLDLGGHTVSRSSPVQRDTLGIVVSSNSMVRNGTIRGFAIGVETVGAAYLRLHELTFVDNGAAVYNFLGNYFLVTHSRFIGNSLGFGSEIDQATGTFDVRSSHFENNLLVIFLDSHSADVLDSTFTANGLGVYCFAGGARIRSSTFARNEAVATTAPIIGGREICGALRFEDSLIADNASFAPATAPVWNLIQFDMINNLAVGNDNGLAVTARTVYVQGNTFWDNAGSGLTLGNSPIQSLPLIGIVRANQFLRNDGDGLRVLPLSTPTVIGNVALGNTGWGIHAPTAFDGGGNVARDNGAGNCEGILCAPY, encoded by the coding sequence ATGCACAAGGCAAAGGGCTTCTTCGTCACAATCGCCATCGCGGGACTGTCCCTGGGAGCACCCCCGGCGCTCGCGGAGGACAGGGCGGCGCTCGATGCCCGGCTCCAGCAAGCAAAGCCTGTCGAATGCGACGTCCAGTGCGGCGACGTCATCACCCAGCACACGAAGCTCACCCATGACCTCTCCTGCCCGGGGACGGACGAGCCCGCGCTCCGCATCGAGGGTGAAGGCATCGTCCTGGACCTGGGCGGTCACACTGTGAGCCGCTCGAGTCCGGTCCAGCGAGACACCCTGGGCATCGTGGTCAGCAGCAACAGCATGGTGCGCAACGGCACGATTCGCGGCTTCGCTATCGGTGTGGAGACCGTCGGTGCAGCCTATCTGCGGCTGCATGAACTCACGTTCGTGGACAACGGCGCCGCGGTCTACAACTTCCTTGGCAACTACTTCCTCGTCACCCACTCCCGCTTCATTGGCAATAGCCTCGGGTTTGGCAGTGAAATCGACCAGGCCACTGGGACGTTCGACGTGAGGTCGAGCCATTTCGAGAACAATCTCCTCGTGATCTTCCTGGATTCCCACTCGGCCGACGTCCTCGATTCGACCTTCACGGCGAACGGGCTCGGCGTCTACTGCTTCGCCGGCGGTGCTCGCATCCGGTCGAGCACCTTCGCGCGAAACGAGGCCGTGGCCACCACGGCTCCGATCATTGGGGGCCGCGAGATCTGCGGCGCGCTCCGCTTCGAGGATTCACTCATCGCGGACAACGCGTCGTTCGCACCCGCGACGGCGCCTGTCTGGAATCTGATCCAGTTCGACATGATCAACAACCTGGCCGTGGGCAATGACAATGGCCTCGCAGTCACCGCGAGGACGGTCTATGTCCAAGGCAACACCTTCTGGGACAACGCGGGCAGCGGGCTGACCCTGGGCAACTCTCCCATCCAGAGCCTTCCGCTCATCGGCATCGTTCGCGCCAACCAGTTCCTGCGCAACGACGGTGATGGCCTGCGCGTCCTGCCGCTCAGCACGCCCACGGTGATTGGCAACGTGGCCCTGGGCAACACGGGCTGGGGCATCCACGCGCCCACCGCCTTTGACGGCGGTGGCAACGTCGCGCGGGACAACGGCGCGGGCAACTGCGAAGGCATTCTCTGCGCCCCCTACTGA
- a CDS encoding SGNH/GDSL hydrolase family protein, translating into MKSASLLFAAVAAVLLPLHAGAQSSVIAFGDSLSDNGTYSTATSGPNTNPSSQISGPWVEQLAEQLGLTLVASDEGGTNYAQGGSVTADMTNQVNAYLRAHPVASPTALYVLWGGGNDINHKAQDNPFDSAAIKASATKAASNIDGQIRKLVAAGAKYVLWVNMPPLHRTPVALAIPFGLGTTVLSPPTNEFNTRWTAALTKLRQDFPTVKFIGMNANTKFNAIIASPSSYGLTNVTGTCKGKNVDPDTYLFWDSLHPTSYAHSIFADYGYDLVTAAYSTSAALSAASSD; encoded by the coding sequence ATGAAGTCAGCTTCCTTGTTGTTCGCGGCCGTCGCGGCCGTGCTTCTTCCGCTGCACGCGGGTGCGCAGAGCAGTGTCATCGCGTTCGGCGACAGCCTGAGTGACAACGGCACGTACAGCACCGCCACCAGCGGTCCGAACACGAACCCCTCCAGCCAGATTTCGGGACCGTGGGTGGAGCAGCTCGCGGAGCAGCTGGGCCTGACGCTGGTGGCGTCCGACGAGGGCGGGACGAACTACGCCCAGGGCGGCTCGGTGACGGCGGATATGACGAACCAGGTGAACGCCTACCTGCGGGCGCACCCGGTGGCGTCTCCCACGGCGCTCTACGTCCTGTGGGGCGGCGGCAATGACATCAACCACAAGGCGCAGGACAACCCGTTCGATTCCGCGGCCATCAAGGCCTCCGCCACCAAGGCCGCGTCGAACATCGACGGGCAGATCCGCAAGCTGGTGGCCGCGGGCGCGAAGTACGTCCTGTGGGTGAACATGCCGCCGCTGCACAGGACGCCCGTGGCGCTGGCCATTCCCTTCGGCCTGGGGACCACCGTGCTCTCGCCGCCCACCAACGAGTTCAACACGCGCTGGACGGCGGCGCTGACGAAGCTGCGTCAGGACTTCCCGACGGTGAAGTTCATCGGGATGAACGCCAATACGAAGTTCAACGCCATCATCGCGTCGCCGTCCTCGTATGGCCTGACGAACGTCACCGGCACGTGCAAGGGCAAGAACGTGGACCCGGACACGTACCTGTTCTGGGATTCGCTCCACCCGACCAGCTATGCCCACAGCATCTTCGCGGACTACGGCTACGACCTGGTCACGGCCGCGTACAGCACCAGCGCGGCGCTGAGCGCGGCTTCCAGCGACTGA
- a CDS encoding prolyl oligopeptidase family serine peptidase has product MKSRIAVTTAALLLPLVSGAAGKAPAKPAAAEKQPVETTYHGTAVSDPYQWMESATEPKVQQWTDTQNAYTRTYLDKLPGREPLRQRITELLSWKSPSYGALDEQGGTLLGLKFQPPKQQPTLIVVGSLDDTSKERVLVDPTQVDTSGKTTIDWFQLSHDGKKVAVSMSKGGTESGDVSVWDVATAKAMANELVPRVNGGTAGGSLAWNAQGTGFFYTRYPRGEERPPVDREVYQQVYFHTLGTPTEKDTYALGKDFPRIAMTDLESSDDGQYTFARVANGDGGEFDLYLHGPKGTWTQVAKYADKVVSARFGSDGAAYLLSRKDASKGKVLRLPLATPTLDKATVVVPEGKATVQAVVPTKSRLYLLEQLGGPSQLRMVDLTGKELGLVSTLPVSFVGGLVRQGADDLLIVNGSFTQPAAWFRFTAADSKVTKTAMARTAPIDMSDVEVVRTEATSKDGTKVPLSILKKKGTKLNGNNPTWLTGYGGFNVSINPGYSPLTGMWLEQGGVFAVANLRGGSEFGEEWHKAGSLTNKQNVFDDFYACAKLLVDQKYTQPKKLAIQGGSNGGLLMGAALTQHPEQYGAVVARVGIYDMLRTELTPNGQFNVTEYGSVKDPEQFKALYGYSPVHRVKDGTKYPSVLFTSGANDPRVDPFHSRKMVARMQAATASPKPILLRADAETGHGMGTPLSSRIEEEVDVYSFVFNELGMTYKPNATKKVAAPAPQ; this is encoded by the coding sequence ATGAAGTCCAGAATCGCAGTCACGACCGCAGCGCTGCTGTTGCCGCTCGTGTCCGGAGCCGCGGGGAAGGCTCCCGCGAAGCCCGCCGCCGCGGAGAAGCAGCCCGTGGAGACGACCTACCACGGCACCGCCGTTTCGGACCCCTACCAGTGGATGGAGTCCGCCACGGAGCCGAAGGTGCAGCAGTGGACGGACACGCAGAACGCGTACACGCGCACGTACCTGGACAAGCTCCCGGGCCGTGAGCCCTTACGCCAGCGCATCACGGAGCTCCTGTCCTGGAAGTCGCCCTCCTACGGCGCCCTGGACGAACAGGGCGGCACGCTGCTGGGGCTGAAGTTCCAGCCGCCCAAGCAGCAGCCCACGCTCATCGTGGTGGGCTCGCTGGACGACACGTCGAAGGAGCGCGTGCTGGTGGACCCCACGCAGGTGGACACGTCCGGCAAGACGACCATCGACTGGTTCCAGCTGTCGCACGACGGCAAGAAGGTCGCCGTCTCCATGTCCAAGGGCGGCACGGAGAGCGGTGACGTGTCCGTGTGGGACGTGGCCACGGCGAAGGCGATGGCCAACGAGCTGGTTCCGCGCGTCAACGGCGGCACGGCGGGCGGCAGCCTCGCGTGGAACGCGCAGGGCACGGGCTTCTTCTACACGCGCTACCCGCGCGGCGAGGAGCGCCCGCCCGTGGACCGCGAGGTGTACCAGCAGGTGTACTTCCACACGCTGGGCACGCCCACGGAGAAGGACACGTACGCGCTGGGCAAGGACTTCCCGCGCATCGCGATGACGGACCTGGAGTCCAGCGACGACGGTCAGTACACCTTCGCGCGCGTGGCCAACGGCGACGGCGGCGAGTTCGACCTGTACCTGCACGGCCCCAAGGGCACGTGGACGCAGGTGGCGAAGTACGCGGACAAGGTGGTGTCGGCGCGCTTCGGCAGCGACGGCGCGGCGTACCTGCTCAGCCGCAAGGACGCGTCGAAGGGCAAGGTGCTGCGCCTGCCGCTGGCCACGCCCACGCTGGACAAGGCCACCGTGGTCGTCCCCGAGGGCAAGGCGACAGTGCAGGCCGTGGTGCCGACGAAGAGCCGCCTGTACCTGCTGGAGCAGCTGGGCGGTCCGTCGCAGCTGCGCATGGTGGACCTGACGGGCAAGGAGCTGGGGCTGGTGTCCACGCTGCCGGTGTCGTTCGTGGGCGGCCTGGTGCGCCAGGGCGCGGACGACCTGCTCATCGTCAACGGCAGCTTCACCCAGCCGGCCGCGTGGTTCCGCTTCACGGCGGCGGACAGCAAGGTGACGAAGACGGCGATGGCGCGCACGGCGCCCATCGACATGAGCGACGTGGAGGTGGTGCGCACGGAGGCCACGTCCAAGGACGGCACGAAGGTGCCGCTCTCCATCCTGAAGAAGAAGGGCACGAAGCTGAACGGGAACAACCCCACGTGGCTCACCGGCTACGGCGGCTTCAACGTGTCCATCAACCCGGGCTACAGCCCGCTGACGGGCATGTGGCTGGAGCAGGGCGGCGTGTTCGCGGTGGCGAACCTGCGCGGCGGCTCGGAGTTCGGTGAGGAGTGGCACAAGGCCGGCTCGCTCACGAACAAGCAGAACGTGTTCGACGACTTCTACGCGTGCGCGAAGCTGCTGGTGGACCAGAAGTACACGCAGCCGAAGAAGCTGGCCATCCAGGGCGGCAGCAACGGCGGCCTGCTGATGGGCGCGGCGCTGACGCAGCACCCTGAGCAGTACGGCGCGGTGGTGGCGCGCGTGGGCATCTACGACATGCTGCGCACGGAGCTGACGCCCAACGGCCAGTTCAACGTGACCGAGTACGGCTCGGTGAAGGACCCGGAGCAGTTCAAGGCGCTGTATGGCTATTCGCCGGTGCACCGCGTGAAGGACGGGACGAAGTACCCGTCGGTGCTCTTCACCTCTGGCGCCAATGACCCGCGCGTGGATCCGTTCCACTCGCGCAAGATGGTGGCCCGGATGCAGGCGGCCACGGCGTCCCCCAAGCCCATCCTGCTGCGCGCCGACGCGGAGACGGGCCACGGCATGGGCACGCCGCTGTCCTCGCGCATCGAGGAGGAGGTGGACGTCTACTCCTTCGTCTTCAACGAGCTGGGCATGACGTACAAGCCCAACGCGACGAAGAAGGTCGCCGCGCCCGCGCCGCAGTAG
- a CDS encoding cyclic nucleotide-binding domain-containing protein, producing the protein MSLFARLQALLSAHPSAPAPEAGQTPAAAAAPSAATSASAETEGAPAPPPVCTRYLPAGQVVVREGDPGHSMFVVLEGRVAVLRGGDHGGNTEVGRMGAGEFFGELALLTGTQRTATIVTVEDAVLLELTQAGVRELGKDYGVKGEQMQVAARERLLADALRSNPLIAALPPEVQHELGDAFVPCTVPAGETLLTRGQPGDALYVLLRGQCEVFHTHSDGRQSAYPKLEEGALFGEISLLRSRLATATVRTVTPCTLLKLERDVFKKAFLGQPDLRGALVRLGLERLKHTIEVMGETK; encoded by the coding sequence ATGTCCCTGTTCGCGCGCCTGCAGGCCCTGCTGTCCGCCCACCCGTCCGCCCCGGCCCCGGAAGCCGGACAGACGCCCGCAGCCGCCGCGGCACCCTCGGCGGCGACCAGCGCCTCGGCGGAGACGGAAGGCGCCCCCGCGCCGCCGCCCGTCTGCACACGCTACCTGCCCGCGGGCCAGGTGGTGGTGCGCGAGGGCGACCCGGGGCACTCGATGTTCGTGGTGCTGGAGGGCCGCGTCGCGGTGCTTCGCGGCGGCGACCACGGCGGCAACACGGAGGTCGGCCGCATGGGGGCCGGCGAGTTCTTCGGGGAGCTGGCGCTGCTCACCGGCACGCAGCGGACCGCCACCATCGTGACGGTGGAGGACGCCGTGCTGCTGGAGCTCACCCAGGCTGGCGTCCGGGAGCTGGGCAAGGATTACGGCGTGAAGGGGGAACAGATGCAGGTCGCCGCCCGGGAGCGCCTGCTCGCGGACGCGCTGCGCAGCAACCCGCTCATCGCCGCCCTGCCACCTGAAGTGCAGCATGAGCTGGGAGATGCCTTTGTCCCCTGCACCGTCCCCGCGGGAGAGACGCTGCTCACCCGGGGCCAGCCGGGTGACGCGCTCTACGTCCTCCTCCGGGGCCAGTGCGAGGTCTTCCACACGCACAGCGACGGCCGCCAGTCCGCCTATCCCAAGCTGGAGGAAGGCGCCCTGTTCGGGGAGATCTCCCTGCTGCGCAGCCGGCTGGCCACCGCCACCGTGCGCACCGTGACGCCCTGCACGCTGCTCAAGCTGGAGCGCGACGTGTTCAAGAAGGCCTTCCTGGGCCAGCCCGACCTGCGCGGCGCCCTGGTGCGCCTGGGCCTGGAGCGGCTCAAGCACACCATCGAAGTCATGGGCGAAACAAAGTAG
- the dacB gene encoding D-alanyl-D-alanine carboxypeptidase/D-alanyl-D-alanine endopeptidase produces MRRALLSASVVALFLSACTHTAATPDGAPRDTLPGVTRALLETLEADGALAGAYVVDARTGEPLFTHRENVRLLPASTMKVVSTSAALSALGADFRFTTPVFLEGSQAGGLFLGDVVAQASGDPSLGSWRFPETALACDRVAEAFQARGIHQWRGNVRISGTDGMDGGMGPGWAWDDAAYAYSAAPTPFVFRENVVDLALARAPGATCADAPSVQWTPTFATLSAVVNVDVNAERANLACVRGGGGVRCTWRSPTGGPCPQAAAVKLSVDAPEALFAACVDDALARHGITRLPLSLEAPTPPLPPMPSPLVELISPPLSELVRVTNKESLNLYAERLGMRFARERTGQEGYVALRTALVAELARRGVPTKDLRPVDGSGLSRYNLASPRGMARVLLTSLQEPYGAALVDSLPVLGVDGTLAGRKTTQSTAGRIRAKTGTLTGQKCFVGVAERPNDTEHPRVVFALMLGNMDEGTKPNANETFDTFSTALVELPLR; encoded by the coding sequence ATGCGCCGCGCACTCCTCTCCGCCAGCGTCGTTGCCCTCTTCCTGTCCGCCTGCACCCACACGGCCGCCACGCCGGACGGCGCCCCGCGCGACACGCTGCCCGGAGTCACCCGGGCCCTGCTGGAGACCCTGGAGGCGGACGGCGCGCTCGCGGGCGCGTACGTGGTGGACGCACGCACCGGCGAGCCCCTCTTCACCCACCGAGAGAACGTGCGGCTGTTGCCCGCGTCCACGATGAAGGTGGTGTCCACCTCCGCCGCGCTGTCCGCGCTGGGAGCGGACTTCCGCTTCACCACCCCGGTCTTCCTGGAGGGCTCGCAGGCGGGAGGCCTGTTCCTGGGCGACGTGGTGGCGCAGGCGTCCGGGGACCCGTCGCTGGGCTCGTGGCGCTTCCCGGAGACGGCGCTCGCGTGCGACCGCGTGGCGGAGGCCTTCCAGGCGCGCGGCATCCACCAGTGGCGCGGCAACGTGCGCATCTCCGGCACGGACGGCATGGACGGCGGCATGGGCCCGGGCTGGGCCTGGGATGACGCGGCCTATGCCTACAGCGCGGCGCCCACGCCCTTCGTCTTCCGCGAGAACGTGGTGGACCTGGCGCTGGCGCGAGCCCCCGGAGCCACCTGCGCGGACGCGCCTTCTGTCCAGTGGACCCCCACTTTCGCCACGCTGTCCGCGGTGGTGAACGTGGACGTCAACGCCGAGCGCGCGAACCTGGCCTGCGTGCGCGGCGGCGGCGGAGTGCGCTGCACGTGGCGTTCGCCCACCGGCGGGCCGTGCCCCCAGGCCGCCGCGGTGAAGCTGTCCGTGGACGCGCCGGAAGCCCTCTTCGCCGCGTGCGTGGACGACGCGCTGGCTCGGCACGGAATCACGCGGCTGCCGCTGTCCCTTGAAGCCCCCACCCCGCCCCTGCCCCCCATGCCGTCGCCGCTGGTGGAGTTGATCAGCCCGCCCCTGTCGGAGCTGGTGCGCGTGACGAACAAGGAGAGCCTCAACCTGTACGCGGAGCGGCTGGGCATGCGCTTCGCTCGCGAGCGCACCGGCCAGGAGGGCTACGTCGCGCTGCGCACGGCCCTGGTGGCGGAGCTGGCGCGCCGGGGCGTGCCCACCAAGGACCTGCGTCCCGTGGATGGCAGCGGCCTGTCCCGCTACAACCTGGCGTCGCCTCGGGGCATGGCGCGCGTGCTGCTCACCAGTCTCCAGGAGCCGTATGGCGCCGCGCTGGTGGACAGCCTGCCGGTGCTGGGCGTGGACGGGACGCTGGCGGGCCGCAAGACGACGCAGTCCACCGCGGGCCGCATCCGCGCGAAGACGGGCACGCTCACGGGCCAGAAGTGCTTCGTGGGCGTGGCGGAGCGGCCGAACGACACGGAGCACCCGCGCGTCGTCTTCGCGCTGATGCTCGGCAACATGGACGAGGGCACCAAGCCCAACGCCAACGAGACCTTCGACACCTTCTCCACCGCCCTGGTGGAGCTGCCCCTGCGATGA
- a CDS encoding TIR domain-containing protein, producing the protein MGDTLDVVVDLGDVGETAADAVLLKYAQGFHGADGAVARRLEGAGVAMDAFDLLPGDHRFIESRRSLGAPWVLFVGTVRLRQFGYHEIRQFSVRALQLLEPRQEVRHLACTVHGPNYGLDEDEAVLALVGGFVDAFQRGSGPRDLERITVVELNPKRVERLRKAMALGLGLTPGVEPLMGATGFRVRRTSRFVQAPPMASAGANSHEKPHAFVAMPFAQELEDTYHYGILNPVKAAGLLCERVDQAVFDGPIIQRIRDRIDTAKVVIADLSLANPNVYLEVGYAWGRGKPTLLLVRDVKELRFDVSSYRCLVYRNIRHLEELLTQELRRIG; encoded by the coding sequence ATGGGAGACACGCTGGACGTCGTGGTGGACCTGGGGGATGTGGGCGAGACGGCCGCGGATGCCGTGCTGCTGAAGTACGCGCAGGGCTTCCACGGGGCGGACGGCGCGGTGGCGCGCCGGCTGGAGGGGGCGGGCGTGGCCATGGACGCCTTCGACCTGCTCCCCGGGGACCACCGCTTCATCGAGTCGCGCCGGAGCCTGGGCGCCCCGTGGGTGCTCTTCGTGGGCACGGTGCGGCTGCGGCAGTTCGGCTACCACGAGATCCGCCAGTTCTCCGTGCGCGCGCTCCAGCTGCTGGAGCCCCGGCAGGAGGTGCGTCACCTCGCGTGCACGGTGCACGGCCCCAACTACGGCCTGGACGAGGACGAGGCCGTGCTGGCCCTGGTGGGCGGCTTCGTGGACGCGTTCCAGCGCGGCAGTGGTCCCCGCGACCTGGAGCGCATCACGGTGGTGGAGCTGAACCCCAAGCGCGTGGAGCGGCTGCGCAAGGCGATGGCGTTGGGGCTGGGGCTCACGCCGGGCGTGGAGCCGCTGATGGGGGCCACGGGCTTCCGCGTGCGGCGGACGTCCCGCTTCGTCCAGGCGCCGCCCATGGCTTCCGCGGGAGCGAACTCCCACGAGAAGCCCCATGCCTTCGTGGCGATGCCCTTCGCGCAGGAGCTGGAGGACACCTACCACTACGGCATCCTGAACCCCGTGAAGGCGGCGGGGCTCCTGTGCGAGCGGGTGGACCAGGCCGTCTTCGACGGGCCCATCATCCAGCGCATCCGGGACCGCATCGACACCGCGAAGGTCGTCATCGCGGACCTGTCATTGGCGAACCCCAATGTCTATCTGGAGGTGGGCTATGCCTGGGGACGCGGCAAGCCCACCCTGCTGCTGGTGCGCGACGTGAAGGAATTGCGCTTCGACGTGTCCAGCTACCGGTGTCTTGTCTACCGGAACATCCGGCACCTGGAGGAGCTGCTGACGCAGGAGCTGAGGCGCATCGGTTGA
- a CDS encoding DoxX family protein, translating into MTVLQEARTTPLQNVGRGVLGSFMVGAGTGHLSFARGPFQAQVPDWVPMDKDLVVLLSGVAEIGLGLSLLFDKRHRIPLGLGLAAFFAAVFPGNLHQYDKRLSAFGLDTDRKRLVRLFFQPVLMAWALWSTGARKALR; encoded by the coding sequence GTGACCGTGCTGCAGGAAGCCAGGACAACGCCTTTGCAGAACGTGGGGCGTGGGGTGCTGGGCTCGTTCATGGTCGGCGCCGGCACGGGCCATCTCTCCTTCGCGCGAGGGCCCTTCCAGGCGCAGGTGCCGGACTGGGTTCCCATGGACAAGGACCTCGTCGTCCTGCTCTCCGGCGTGGCCGAAATCGGCCTCGGGCTGTCCCTGCTCTTCGACAAGCGCCACCGGATTCCCCTGGGGCTGGGACTGGCGGCCTTCTTCGCGGCGGTCTTCCCCGGCAACCTGCATCAGTACGACAAGCGCCTCTCCGCGTTCGGCCTGGATACGGACCGGAAGCGCCTGGTCCGGCTGTTCTTCCAGCCCGTGCTGATGGCCTGGGCGCTGTGGTCCACCGGTGCCCGAAAGGCATTGCGGTAG
- a CDS encoding alanine racemase yields the protein MRRMSSTFLDSLDTPAPLVDLDRVERNLQRVAAYAREHGLRWRPHTKTHKTEELGAMQVAAGASGVTVATLLEAEVMAAVSDDVLLAYPPVGARKLARLMALPSRVRLTVALDSLEVLEGLARAARDAGRTVGVLVEVDLGMRRVGLRSPDEALALARAAASTSGVAFRGLTFYAGHIRVPQAELPAVMQSQSDAVATFVDALESAGLPPEVVSGGSTPTLWQSHTVKGLTEIRPGLNVLNDRNAAVIGACDWTECAYSVLATVVSTAVPGQVVIDAGAKALVKEEGLAPGYGVLLDRPEVVVKNLSEEHGLLDVSGTTWRPRIGERVRVVPNHVCVSVPQHARLHVVRGDTHVATWEVAARGW from the coding sequence ATGCGCCGCATGTCCTCGACCTTCCTCGACTCGCTCGACACGCCCGCGCCGCTCGTGGACCTGGACCGCGTGGAGCGGAACCTCCAGCGCGTCGCGGCCTATGCCCGCGAGCATGGCCTGCGCTGGCGCCCCCATACGAAGACGCACAAGACCGAGGAACTGGGCGCGATGCAGGTCGCGGCGGGAGCCTCTGGCGTCACGGTGGCCACCCTCCTGGAAGCCGAGGTCATGGCGGCCGTGTCCGACGACGTGCTGCTCGCGTATCCGCCGGTGGGTGCGCGCAAGCTGGCACGGCTGATGGCCCTGCCCTCGCGCGTGCGACTCACCGTGGCGCTCGACTCCCTGGAGGTGCTGGAGGGGCTGGCGCGCGCGGCGCGGGATGCGGGGCGCACCGTGGGCGTGCTCGTGGAGGTGGACCTGGGCATGCGCCGCGTGGGGTTGCGCTCGCCGGACGAAGCCTTGGCCCTGGCGCGCGCGGCGGCGTCCACGTCTGGGGTGGCCTTTCGCGGGCTGACCTTCTACGCGGGCCACATCCGCGTCCCCCAGGCGGAGCTGCCCGCGGTGATGCAGTCCCAGTCCGATGCGGTCGCGACGTTCGTGGACGCACTGGAAAGCGCGGGTCTGCCGCCGGAGGTGGTCAGTGGCGGCTCCACGCCGACGCTCTGGCAATCCCATACCGTGAAGGGCCTCACGGAGATCCGTCCCGGCCTCAACGTGCTCAACGACCGCAACGCCGCGGTCATCGGTGCCTGTGATTGGACGGAGTGCGCATACTCCGTCCTGGCCACCGTGGTGAGCACGGCCGTGCCGGGACAGGTGGTCATCGACGCGGGGGCCAAGGCGCTGGTGAAGGAGGAAGGGCTGGCGCCGGGCTATGGCGTCCTGCTGGACCGGCCGGAGGTCGTGGTGAAGAACCTGTCGGAGGAGCACGGCCTGCTGGACGTGTCCGGCACGACGTGGCGCCCACGCATTGGCGAACGGGTGCGCGTGGTGCCCAACCATGTCTGTGTTTCCGTCCCGCAGCATGCGCGGCTGCACGTCGTGCGGGGTGACACGCATGTGGCCACGTGGGAGGTCGCCGCGCGCGGCTGGTGA
- the rdgC gene encoding recombination-associated protein RdgC codes for MPVLRGAVTFSRFRTEPAKDAPSDVKRWMTKGLKSHAFEPIDRRSEEERAAGFVELENPESSEFATGNLYYGEYALFSFRIDTLKVPASMMKSELDKWSAAFGKENGRPPARAEKNKQRAELKQLLRQRAVPRTSTLDVTWNLKTHTVQVWAASRKTVDEICVALEGALAVKVIGITPASMAQRAGIDEKALGPTAELIGMDLPATASVEDTHGEA; via the coding sequence ATGCCTGTCCTACGTGGTGCAGTGACCTTTTCGCGCTTCCGGACCGAGCCGGCCAAGGATGCGCCGTCCGACGTCAAGCGCTGGATGACCAAGGGACTCAAGTCCCATGCGTTCGAGCCCATCGACCGCCGCTCCGAGGAGGAGCGCGCCGCTGGCTTTGTCGAGCTGGAGAACCCGGAGTCCTCCGAGTTCGCCACCGGCAACCTCTACTATGGCGAGTACGCCCTGTTCTCCTTTCGCATCGACACGCTGAAGGTGCCCGCGTCGATGATGAAGTCGGAGCTGGACAAGTGGTCCGCCGCCTTCGGCAAGGAGAACGGCCGGCCGCCCGCGCGCGCGGAGAAGAACAAGCAGCGCGCGGAGTTGAAGCAGCTCTTGCGTCAGCGCGCGGTGCCGCGCACCAGCACGCTGGACGTGACGTGGAACCTGAAGACGCACACGGTGCAGGTCTGGGCCGCGTCGCGAAAGACGGTGGATGAAATCTGCGTGGCGCTGGAAGGCGCCCTGGCGGTGAAGGTGATTGGCATCACGCCCGCGTCCATGGCGCAGCGCGCGGGCATCGACGAGAAGGCCCTGGGCCCCACGGCGGAGCTCATTGGCATGGACCTGCCGGCGACGGCTTCGGTGGAGGACACCCATGGCGAAGCGTGA